In the Sandaracinus amylolyticus genome, GGGAAGAACCGAATGAGCTGGATCAAGGACAAGGCCCACGCCGAGCTCGCGCGCATCCGTGAGGCCAAGGAGAAGCAGGTCTATCCGTTCTTCCGCCCGTTCGAGACGGGAGGCCTGCACACGACGATCGCGGGTCAGCCGCTCGTCAACTTCAGCTCGAACGACTACCTCGGGCTCACCACGCACCCGAAGGTGAAGGAAGCGGCGAAGGCCGCGGTCGATCGCTACGCGTGCGGCCTCTCGAGCTCGCGCGTGCAGGCGACGACGGTGGCGCACGTCGAGCTCGAGGAGCGCCTCGCCAACTGGTTCAAGCTCCCGAAGTGCCTGGTCACGACGACGGGCTACCAGGCGATGGTCGGCACGATCATGTCGCTCGCCGACATCGACACCACGCTGGTGCTCGATCAGCTCTCGCACGCGTGCATCCTCGACGGCTCGTTCCTCGCGGCGGGCGTGCCGAAGAGCGGCGCCGAGATCCGCTTCTTCAACCACAACAGCGCGAAGTCGCTCGACCGCGTGCTGCGCACGAAGGAGCGCAAGAACGCGCTCGTGTGCATCGAGGGCGTGTACTCGCTCGACGGCGATCAGGCGAAGATCGCGGAGCTGATCGAGGTGTGCGCGAAGCACGACGCGTGTCTCGTGCTCGACGACGCCCACGGCACCGGCACGCTCGGCGTGCACGGCCGCGGCATCCTCGAGGAGCACGGGCTGGAGGGGAAGTTCCCGAGCGAGAAGCTCGTCGTCGTCTCCACGTTCAGCAAGACGTTCGGCGGCATCGGCGGGATCATCCTCGGCGACGAGGAAGTGGTCGATCACATCAAGCACCGCGCGCGCTCGTTCCTGTTCAGCGCGACCCTGCCGGTGCCGATCGTCGCAGCGGCGAGCACGATCCTCGACATGCTCGAGGAGAACGGCCCGCAGCTGGTCGGCGAGCTGCGCGAGAAGGCGGGCTACATGCGGAAGTCGCTGAAGGAGATCGGGTTCGATCTCGGGCACAGCGACACCCACATCATGCCGGTGATGTGCCGCGAGGAGCGCAAGGCGCTCTTCATGCACGTCGCGCTGATGGAGAACGGCGTGATGATGGTGCCGATCACGTACCCGGGCGTGAAGCACGGCGAGGAGCGGCTTCGTCTGAACGTGACGCGCGGGCACTCCCGTGAGGACATGGACAAGTGCCTCGATCTCCTGAAGACGTACGGCGAGGCGTTCTTCGTTCTCTCGGGGGAAGAGATCGGAGCGCTCGAGGTCTGAGGGATCGGCCGCGCGCGGAGAGGCTTCGGCCGCGCGGGGGACGAGGTGCGCCGCTCGGTGTGGCGCGGACCGACTCGCCCTTTGGGCATCGTGGAGCCGAATTGTCCGGGCTCGCCCTTCGGGCGTCGCCGAGCTCTTCCGCGACCACGAGCAGTGGGAGACCAAGCCGGTCGAGGCCGTGGAGGACGAGCTCTGCGGGTCTGTCTCGGCGCGCTCACGATCGCAGAGCGCTCACGCGAGCAGAGCGACTCGCGAGCGGCGTCAGCGATGGAAGGTGAGCACGGCGCCCGGGTCTTCGCGGTCGGACGCGCCGGTCGCCACCACCGCGAGCGTGCCGTCGGGCAGCGCGGCGACGAAGTAGTCGTTGTAGTGGTGGGTCGAGAGCGCGCGGGCCCACGCGGGCTCGAAGGTGATCGGATCGAGCCCCATCAGGAATCCGCTCCACTCGTCGTCGGAGAGCGTGGTCCCGGCGATCTCGAGCTCGCCGGTGAAGGGCCGCGCGATGACGAGCTCGTCGCCGCGGAACGTGGCCTCCGGGCCCCCAGCGTAACCGGTCCACACCCGGGGCCAGGTGTCGCCGACCTGGAGCTGGAGGATCGTGCCGCCCGTCGTCCCGAGCAGCACCGGGCGTCCGTCGGGATGCATCAACGCGCCGTATTGGTGGTGCCAGCGCCGCGACTCGATCGGCGTGAGCGCGCCGTCGTCGAGCGACACCCACGACACGAACGATCCCGCTCGGTCCGCGAAGCCCCCGCCCTCGGCGTCCCGACCGAACAGGAGCGCGCGGTCGCCGTGGATCGCGGCGAAGCTCACTCCGACGTCGACGTACGGCTCGCCGGCGATCGGCGCGGGCGCGACGAGGTGCCGGGTCGCGAGGTCGTCGGGCGCGAGGATCGCGGCGAAGGGACCGTGCCGCACGTCGCTCGCTCCGACGCGCCCGGGGCGGCGCATCGATCCGCCGACGACCACCGCGTCGTCCGACGCCGCGATCGCGCGCACGTAGGGAGGCGGGGACTCGTCGCTCGTGATCGTCGTGCTCGCGAGGACCGTGAGCGCGCGGTCGAAGCGCACGACGGAGAAGGCGTCGGTCACGCAGCCGTCCTCCACCAGCGCGTACAGATCTCCGCCGGGGTGCGCGGCGAGGCCGTGCACTCCGAACGACGCGCCCGAGCAATCGATCGCGACGGCGCGGGTGCGGCCCTCGGGTGTGAAGCAGGCGATGAACGCGTCGCCCTGCATCACCTCGAGGAGCTCGTTGGACGCCTCGCGACCCCTGCGGATCCCGCCGAGGCACGCGTCTCCGTCGGCCGTGGCCACGAGATCCCACACCCCGAACCCGGGCGGCAGCTCGATCGCGCGCGGCACGGCCGGCCCCGCGTCACCCGGCGACGCGGCGTCCGCTTGCGCCCGCCCAGCGTCGACGTCGAGCTCGAGCGACGACCGGCTCCCGCATCCGAGCACGCACGACAAGAGCAGCCATCCGAGTGGCTGCAGCACGCGGTCCACCGACCGCCAAACGGTGTGCATCGCGCGGGAGGATACGCGGTGCACCGCCCGACCGGGTCCCCGATGCGAGCAGCGATTCCTCGCCGGAACGCTGATCTCGGCGGTCAGACCGACCCTCGATGCTCCTCCGTCGCCGAGGTCGGCGATCGAGCCGACCCTCGATGCTCCGCCCGAGCCGATCTCGACGATCACGGGACCGGCGGAGCTCGTCCACCGCTCACCTCAGCGACTACACCGACCCTCGAAGCGCGGCGGACGCTGATCGCAGCGTGCCGCTCGACCCTCGAAGCGCTGCCGTCGTCGACCTCGGTGTCTCGCCCGACCCTCGAAGCAGCCGAACGCTGATCTCAGCGATCGCGCCAGCCTCGCGACGCCCCGAACGCTGACCTCAGCGATCCGGCGACCCGCGAACCTGCCGATCGCTCAGGTCCGCGATCACCCCGACCCTATCGGGCGTCGCGCGCTCTTCTTCGTGCGCAACGCCCCTCGGCTCGCGCCGAAACCCTGGATCGTGCGGGGTGAGCGTCACCGACGTCGCTGCCGCGCTCCTCTCACCGACGAGCAGAGCGATGCCGCGCCCCGGATATCACCGTGCGATCCAGATCCGGCCCGAGCCGATCACGTTCGGAAACTACTGCGACGGCGTCCGCCTGGGCGCGAGCCACGTCAAGCCGCTCGCCGGCTCGCTGCGCGCTGCGGCCCCCGGCGACCTCTCGCCGACCGCGCGGGCGCAGCTCGACACGATCGACGACATCGCGGTCGTGATCGACGACATCCGCACCGCACGCCACGGATCGGCCGCCGTGAAGCCGGCGTTCGACCTCCTCGGCGCCGCGTTCGGCGCCACGCACGACACGCTGCTCGCGAAGAGCCGACTCCCGGGGCCGAGCGATGGCATCGGTGCGCGCGCCGCAGCGCTCGACGCGTGTCTGTTCCCGAACGGCCTCGGGTTCATCCGCTGGGACGCGCACGCCGCGTGGTCCGAGGCCGATCGCATCCTGCGGGTGATCGCGCAGCTCGGCCTCGAGGCGGAGCTCGACGCGATGATCGGTCCCGAGCTCCGCGCCACGGCCATGACGTCGTGCGACGCGCTGCGCGAGGCGCTCGGGATCGGAAGCGCGCCCCGCGAGACGCCGCGCTCGAAGGCGCTCCAGCAGGCGATGCACGCGTTCTCGCGCGAGGTCAGCCGCTACGCGCGGATGCTCGCGGCCGACGTCGACACCACCGACACGACCTCCGTCGAGCGGTTCCGGGACGCGGTGATGATCCCGTTCGACACGTTCCGATCGCGCCGGGGCACGCGCAGGAAACGCACCGACGTCCGAGAGCAGCCCGCGCCCGGAGATCCGTCGACCCGCCCGATCGACGCGCGTTGAGCGTCTCCGCCCACGCGCTGCGAGGGCTCAGATCGGAATCGACGTGCACCCGAAGATCACGTCGAGCCCTCCGCTCGTGTCCGCCGTCTCTTCACGCGCGAACTCGCACGTGCTGGGGCACAGGATCACGCGCGTCGGGTCCGTCGCGTCGTCGTAGTGCCATCCGCCGCGCGTCGGATCACACGACGCCGCCGAGCCCGCGTACGGGATCGTCGTCGAGCCCGACGCGCCGCGGATCTGCACGTTCACGCGACGCGGATCGAGCAGCGTGCCCTCCGGCGGCTCGGGCATCGCGACCTCGCACTCGATGCGCGAGGTCTCCGCGACCGTGCTCGCGACGCTGTTCAGGAAGGGGCCCCACGCCGCCGCGCCGGCGCAGATCTGCGCGCGCACGCCGCCGGTGCGCGCGACGAGATCGGTGTACGTCCAGCCCGGGCTGTCGGGCGTTCCGCCGCCCGGGAACGTGCACGTCTCGTCCTCGTCGGTCTCGCTGCCCCAGCCGTAGATCGCGTTGAACGTGTAGCCCTCGAAGAGCGTCCCGTACGCCGCCGTGCGAAGCCCCGGCCCGAGCGTGCGCGTGCTGAACGGGTTCCCCGCAGGCCCCGGGAAGTCCTCGAGCGACGTGACCGTGAGCCGCGGATCACTCGCCTGACAGGTCGCGCCGTTGCTCCGCCCGGGATCGCAGGTGCGCGAGTTGTCGTCGCTCACCACGACGATCGTCTTCGTCGCGTCGTCGCGCAGCAGATTGCGCCACGGCGCCGAGCCGACGTCGGACGTCTCTCCGTAGCCATCCGTCTGCGCGAGCGTGCCGAGGATCTGCTCGACGGGCTGGGTGCTGCGGATGTCGACCTCGACGTGGAAGAAGCGCGGACCATCGCCGCAGTTCGCGTCGCCCGCGAGCGGCTGAGGAATGCAGACCTGATAGCGATCCCCGCCGCCGACCGTCGTCGCGCCGCGACCGCGCAGGCTCAGCATGATCACGCGGTAGTCGAGATCGCGCCCCGCGATCAGATCGACGAAGTCGTTGATGCCCGTCTGGACCTGCATGATCGCGTCGTCCATCGAGCTCGAGTTGTCGACCACCCAGATGATGTCGACCGGCCTTCGCTGCACCTCGACGAGCGAGCTGCCCATCGCGCAGCCGGCGTCGGGGTCGAAGATGATCGGCGCGTCGGTGGGCGGCGCGTCGACCGGCATCGTCGCGTCGACGGGACCGGCGTCGAATGGAGCCGCGTCGACGGCTGCGTCGACCAGCAGGCCCGATGCGTCGTAGCCCTCTGCGCGCTCGGTGCACGCAGGCAGGACGAAGGGAAGGGTGAGGGCGAGGAGCGCCGCGACGCGACCAGACGGCAAGTGCACCGATCGAGCTTATCACGGTGCCGCGACACCAAGCCGGTGACGCCCCGGCGACATCCGCGCCCCATCGGCTCGTCGGCCTCGGACCTCTCGACGCGCCCGCGCACTTTGTCTACACCGACGTCTCGTCGTGCTCCCGCGCCACGTGCTCGTCACGGTCGTCGTCTCGGCGCTGCTCGGCGCCGCGGTGATCGCGCGCGCGCAGGAGCTCGAGGCCGGCGTGCAGCGCGCGGGCGAGCCCTCGTGGGGCGACCACGCGCATCCCGAGCGACGTCGCGCGCGACAGCTCCGGCGCCAGGGCCTCGTGAAGCTGCTCGACGCACAACAGGCCGATCCCGACTCGCTCGGCCCGCCGCCCGAGGTGCTCTTCGAGCAGGCGCTCCTGCGCTTCGAGCGCGCCCGTCGCGATCTCCCCGACGATCCCGATCTCCTCTACTTCACCGGCCTCGCGCTCGCGGGTTGGTTCCGCCGCGAGCCCGACGGTCGCGAGGAGCGACGCACCGAAGAAGCGGTCGCGGCGTTCGAGGATCTGCGCCGCGCCGATCCCGACTACCACGCCGATCGCGTCGCGTTCGAGCTCGCGATCCTGCACTCGCGACGCGGCGATCACCGCGCCGCCGTGACCGAGTACCGTCGCGCGCTCGACGCCGCGCTGCTGCCCGCCGCGCCCATGCCCCAGGCGATGACCGATCGCGAGCTCGCGCTCGCGCGGCTCTTCACGCCGGTGCCGCTCGCGACGGTGCACCTCAACCTCGCCGAGAACACGATGATGATCGGCGACCTCGAGAGCGCGATCGCCTCGTACCGGCGCGCGAGCGAGCTCTCGGGCAACGATCCGCTCGGCCGCGTGCTCTCGCTCTGGGGCCTGGCGCTCGCGCTCGATCGCAGCGGCGATCATCGCGAGGCGCTCGCGACCGCGCGGCGCGCGATCCAAGCCGACCCGTTCGCGGCGGCATCGACGAGCGACGTGCGCCTCGGCATCGATCGACGCGCGCACGGCCCGATGGCGGTGCTCCACAGCCGTCTCGTGTTCTTCGAGCCCGCGTACGAGGTGCACGCGTACGACGGCATCGGCTGGGAAGCCCTCGCGCGGAGCGAGGACGCGGCGGCCTCGCGCGAGGAGCTCCTGCGCCGCGCGCGCGCATCGTGGGCGACGTACCTGACGGGCGGCGGCAACGAGGGCCGCTACGCGGAGCACGCGACCCGCGCGGCCGAGCGCCTCGATCACGAGCTCGCGCCGCCGCGCGGCCGTTGATCACGGCGGCGCGGGCTGCACCGCCGCGATCGGCTGGTGGGCGAGATCGGGCTCGTCACGCGCGACGGTCTCGCTCTCGCTGCGCGTCTCCTCGACCTCCTCCGAAGCCTCGGCACGCGCCGCGAGCACCACCGCGCTCGCGCTCGTGGAGAGCTCGGGCGCCACTTCGGTCTCGGGCAACGGCGCGGCGGGCGCCTCGTCCTCGGCCGGCGGAGGCGGCGCGACCGGCCGCGCGCGCCGAGGCTCGCGCCGCACCTGCACCGGCGGCGGCGCCTCGACCTCGGGCTCCGCAGCCGCCGGAGGCAGCGTCACGATCACCGGCGCGATCGCGGTCTCGACCTCGGCCGGTGTCTCGGGCGCGGGCTCGGCCACGGCCTCGGTCTCGAGCGGCAGCGCAGTCTCCGCGATCGGCGTCGCGACGATGTGCGGCCTCGCCACGCGCGCCACCACGAAGGCGAGCGTGAGCGCTGCGAGCGTGACCGCCGCGAGCCCCATCCAGCGCGCCGCCGAGCGCTGCTTGCGCTGCGCGATGCGCACCTTGATCGTGTCGAGCCGCGCCGACGCCCGCCGCTTCCGGGCTTCCTGCGCGTCCTGCGCCATCGACGCCGGCGGCGGCGTCGGGATCGTGATGTCGAGCGCGTCCGACGATGCGTCGCGCTTCGGCGCGTCGCGCGCGATCGTGCGCTGGTGCGCGATGACGCGCCGATCGGAGTCGATGCCGTCGCCGCACGTGAGCGCGACGAACGCCGACACCTCGCGGTGCGTGCCCACCACGCCCGTCTCCTCCGCGACGCGCATCAGCGCTTCGAGCATCGCGTCGGCGGACTGGAAGCGTCGCTCGCGCGTGCGCTCGAGCGCGCGCGCCGCGATCTCGTCGAACGCCTCGTGCTGCGGCGCGATCCGCGAGATCCACGGGATCGGCTCGGTGAGCACGCGGCGCATCGAGGTGACCATGTCGCCCTTGAAGAGCCGCTGCCCCGTGAGCCCTTCCCAGAGCATCACGCCCGCCGAGAACACGTCGGCGCGCTCGTCGACCTGCTCGCCCGCGATGTGCTCGGGCGACGAGTACGACGCCTTGCCCTTGAACTGTCCGGCCTGGGTCGTGGTGAGGCGCGCCTTCGCCTTCGCGACCCCGAAGTCCGAGACCTTCGCGATGCCGTCGACGCCGACGAGCACGTTCTGCGGGCTCACGTCGCGATGCACGATGCGCATCGGCTCGCCGTCGGGACCGCGCACCGCGTGCGCCGCCGCGAGCCCCTCGAGCATGTCGGCGAGGATGCGCACGATCACACGCGTCGGCATCGCGCGGCCTTGCTCGCGCGCGCGCTTGATCAGCGTCGCGAGCGTGACGCCCTCGACGTACTGCATCACGAGGAAGGGGCCCGCGATCGGGTCGATTCCGACCGAGACGGTCTCGACGACGTTGGGATGCCGGATCGCGGCGCCGAGCCGCGCCTCGTCGAGCAGCATCGTGTTGAACTCGTCGAGGTGCGTGTAGCAGTCGAGCAGCGTCTTGATCGCGGCGAGGTGCTCGAAGCCCGCAGGACCGTGGGTCACCGCGACGTGCACGCGCGCCATCGCGCCGCGGCCGAGCTCGTGGAGCAGTCGATAGCGCCCGATGCGCTCGGGGACTCCGCCCGGGACGGGCACGCGCGCAGCTTCGGGCGGGACCTCGACGATGCTGCTGCTCGCTAGCGAGATCTCGATGATCTCCTCGGATGGCACGGCGTCGCGCGTGGCCGGATGCGAGCTGCGTGCACCAGACGACGTCATGCAGATCCTCTCGCGAACGTCGGCGACCCGGGCGAACTGCTCGCGCGGGCGGACGCCGCTCGTTTCGCAGGATCCATACCCGTGCAAGATCAAAGGAATTCGCGCGCCGGCGGAGCGCGGCACGGAGCGGCGCCCGTTCTGCGCCACGGGCGGCGCATCGCGGGCTCCGCAGAGGAGAATTGCCGCTAAGGAGAGCAGGAGGTGCAGGAGGGAAGGAAGTGCTCGACTCTCTGCGGTGAATTCTCGGAGGCGAGAGCAACGGACGCAGCAGGTCGAACGGAAGACTCATCCACTTGGTCTTCCTTCTCCTCCTGGCTTCCTCAGGAACTCGCTTCTCTCCCCGGCGTCGTCCGGGGAGTACGCGTCAGCGACGGCGCGCGGCCGGCCGCTTCGAGCCGCCCTTGTTGCGCAGCTCGGCCGTGACGTGCTCCCAGCGCTGCGCGTCGAGCGGTGCGTAGCGCTCGGTCGTCGCGTCGTAGACGAACGTGCCCGCGCGATCGTCCATCGAGACGCCCGCCTCGCGCAGCGGCGCCTTCATCGTGCGGTAGCCATCGGTCAGCGGGATCGCGTCGACGAGCCGCACGAAGCGCGGCCTGCGCGCCGGCACGAGCGCGAGCGCGATCTCCCGCGAGAGCGTGTCCGCATCGAGATCCACGCCGGGGCTCGGCACCAGCGACGCGACGAGCACCTCGCCCGCGATGCCCGGCAGGCTCACGCCGTACGCCGCCGCGCGACGCACGCCGGGCATGCGCGCGAGCGAGTCCTCGATCGCGATCGTCGGGATCGACCCGCCCGGGCTGCGCACGACGTCGGCGAGGCGATCGACGAACCAGTAGTCGCCGTCGGCGTCGCGACGCAGCAGGTCGCCGGTGACGAACCACGCGTCGCCCGCCTCGAACACACCGCGCAGCACGCGGCCCGCGGCCTCGCTCTCCTCGTCGCCCTCGCGACGCGGCTCGGGGCGCGCGACGTAGCCGTCGAAGCTCGCCATCGGATGCACCGGATCGATGCGCGCGATCAGCACGCCCGGCTCGTCGACGCCGCTCGTGAGCAGGCGCCCCGACTCGTCGCGCGCGATGTCTTCCTTCTCGAAGTCCCACCCGAGCAGCGCGAGATCGGTGCTGCCCGGCAGCGGCCGACCGAGCGCGCCGATCTTCGTGCCCGACGCGTTCGCGAGCACCGCGTTGCCCTCGGTCGAGCCGTAGAACTCGAGCACCGACGCGCGACCGAAGCGCTGCACCAGGCGCTCCCAGACGTCGGCGCGCATGCCGCTGCCCGCGAAGAGACGCACCGGCGAGTGCGCGTCGAGCGGCGAGGCCGGTGCCTCGACGACCGCGCGCAGCATGTCGCCCGCGTAGAAGACGACGGTCGCGCCGTAGCGACGGACCTCGGGCCACATCGTCTCGGGGTCGAAGCGCTTCGCGAGCGCGAGGCGCGCGCCTCCGACCAGCGCACCGCCGACCGCGACGAGCATGCCCGCCGCATGGTGCAGGGGCAGGCAGCAGTAGACGGTGTCGTTGGAGGTCAAAGTACATCCGGCCGCCGCGCCGAGCGCGGAGAACGCCCAGCGGCGGTTCGTGATGCGCGCGGCCTTCGGGACCTCGTGGCGACCCGCGGTGAAGATGATGCACGCGAGGTCCGACGCGCGGCCCGCGTCGGGCTCGTACCAGGGCGGCAGCACGACGGCGTCGGGATCGATCGACTCCATGTCGAGCACGCCCTCGGGCAGCGTGGGCTTCTCGCCGAAGCCGCCGAGCGAGAGCACCGGGCCCGTGAACGCCTCGCGCGCGCGGGCCGCGTGATCCGGGTCGGTGACGAGCAGCTCCATCGGCGCGCCGGTCTCGCCGAGCAGACGCAGCGCGTGCTCGAGCGAGATGCGCGTGCTGTCGGGGC is a window encoding:
- a CDS encoding aminotransferase class I/II-fold pyridoxal phosphate-dependent enzyme codes for the protein MSWIKDKAHAELARIREAKEKQVYPFFRPFETGGLHTTIAGQPLVNFSSNDYLGLTTHPKVKEAAKAAVDRYACGLSSSRVQATTVAHVELEERLANWFKLPKCLVTTTGYQAMVGTIMSLADIDTTLVLDQLSHACILDGSFLAAGVPKSGAEIRFFNHNSAKSLDRVLRTKERKNALVCIEGVYSLDGDQAKIAELIEVCAKHDACLVLDDAHGTGTLGVHGRGILEEHGLEGKFPSEKLVVVSTFSKTFGGIGGIILGDEEVVDHIKHRARSFLFSATLPVPIVAAASTILDMLEENGPQLVGELREKAGYMRKSLKEIGFDLGHSDTHIMPVMCREERKALFMHVALMENGVMMVPITYPGVKHGEERLRLNVTRGHSREDMDKCLDLLKTYGEAFFVLSGEEIGALEV
- a CDS encoding tetratricopeptide repeat protein, whose amino-acid sequence is MLPRHVLVTVVVSALLGAAVIARAQELEAGVQRAGEPSWGDHAHPERRRARQLRRQGLVKLLDAQQADPDSLGPPPEVLFEQALLRFERARRDLPDDPDLLYFTGLALAGWFRREPDGREERRTEEAVAAFEDLRRADPDYHADRVAFELAILHSRRGDHRAAVTEYRRALDAALLPAAPMPQAMTDRELALARLFTPVPLATVHLNLAENTMMIGDLESAIASYRRASELSGNDPLGRVLSLWGLALALDRSGDHREALATARRAIQADPFAAASTSDVRLGIDRRAHGPMAVLHSRLVFFEPAYEVHAYDGIGWEALARSEDAAASREELLRRARASWATYLTGGGNEGRYAEHATRAAERLDHELAPPRGR
- a CDS encoding serine/threonine-protein kinase yields the protein MTSSGARSSHPATRDAVPSEEIIEISLASSSIVEVPPEAARVPVPGGVPERIGRYRLLHELGRGAMARVHVAVTHGPAGFEHLAAIKTLLDCYTHLDEFNTMLLDEARLGAAIRHPNVVETVSVGIDPIAGPFLVMQYVEGVTLATLIKRAREQGRAMPTRVIVRILADMLEGLAAAHAVRGPDGEPMRIVHRDVSPQNVLVGVDGIAKVSDFGVAKAKARLTTTQAGQFKGKASYSSPEHIAGEQVDERADVFSAGVMLWEGLTGQRLFKGDMVTSMRRVLTEPIPWISRIAPQHEAFDEIAARALERTRERRFQSADAMLEALMRVAEETGVVGTHREVSAFVALTCGDGIDSDRRVIAHQRTIARDAPKRDASSDALDITIPTPPPASMAQDAQEARKRRASARLDTIKVRIAQRKQRSAARWMGLAAVTLAALTLAFVVARVARPHIVATPIAETALPLETEAVAEPAPETPAEVETAIAPVIVTLPPAAAEPEVEAPPPVQVRREPRRARPVAPPPPAEDEAPAAPLPETEVAPELSTSASAVVLAARAEASEEVEETRSESETVARDEPDLAHQPIAAVQPAPP